GGTGCGCCGGGTCAACGGCAGCAGCGCGAACCGCGCCGGATCGAGTGTCTCGTCCACCCCGAAGAAGACCAGCGGCAGCAGCAGCCAGCCGAGCACCAGCAGGCCCCCGCCGAACGCGGCGGCCATCAGCGCGTACCGGGGCTCGCCGGCCAGCCCGGGGGCGGCCAGCAGGAAGAAACCCATGGCCGCGAACCAGAGCCCGGCGACCACCCCGCCGACGAAGAGGGCGATCCGCCAGCCCTGACCCCGGAAGTTGTTGCCCATCACCCGCAACTTGAGCCGGACGAAGTGGCGGGCCGAGACGGGACGGACCCGCTCGGTGGGTGACGTCACCGCGACAGCCACGACAACTCCTCACCCGTCGCGGTACGGCCGCCGACCACCTCCACGAAGACCTCCTCCAGCGAGCGTTGCCCGCGTACCTCGTCGAGGGTGCCGACGCGTTTGATCGTTCCCTCGGCGAGGATCGCCACGTGCGAGCAGAGCCGCTCCACGACCTCCATCACGTGGCTGGAGAAGACCACCGTCCCGCCACCGACGACGTACCGGTGCAGGATGTCGCGGATCAGCGCCGCCGAGACCGGGTCTACCGCCTCGAACGGCTCGTCCAGCACCAGCAGCCGGGGGCCGTGCAGCAGGGCGCAGGCCAGTCCGATCTTCTTCTTCATGCCGGCCGAGTAGTCGACTACCAGGGTCCGGCCGGCGTCGTGCAACGCGAGCACGTCGAGCAGCTCCGCCGCGCGCTGGTCGACCACCGCCGGGTCCATGCCCCGCAACAGACCGTGGTACGCCAGCAGCTCCGCGCCGCTGAGCCGGTCGAAGAGGCGGACGCCGTCCGGCATCACCCCGAGCAGCTGCTTGGCGGTGACCGGGTCGCGCCAGACGTCGTGCCCGAGCACCCAGGCGCCACCCGCGTCGGGGCGGAGCAGGCCCACGGCCATCGACAGGGTGGTGGTCTTGCCGGCACCGTTCGGGCCGAGCAGCCCGTAGAACGACCCGGCCGGGACGTCCAGGTCGACGCCCGCCACCGCCACCTTGCTGTCGAACCGTTTGGCCAGGCCGCGCAGGGCGAGGGCCGGGTGCCCAGAAGTCATGCCTCGAAACTATCCGTCACCGGCCACCCCGCCGTCCCGCCACAGGGTGATCCGTCGTCATCCCCCGGTCGGACGGTGATCCACTCGTGATGCGGCATGTGGGGGTGTCACGGCGTGACGAGGCCCCGACATGCGGCAATCGGAGTTGATCACGGGGAACCCGGACGGTTACAGGCGTAGGGACTCCGGGGTGTGCAGGCGCAGCATGGTGGTGGCGACGTCGGCGGGGACGCGGCGGCGGGAGGCCACCGAGACGGCCACCATGACCGTGAACGCGAGCGGTACCGTCCAGGCTGCGGGCTGGGCGATGAGCGTCGCCGGCCAGCCGTCCAGGGGCGGGCCGACCACGGTCAGCAGCACTGCGGTGACCGCTGCCCCACCTCCGGCGAGGATGCCGGCGGCGGCGCCCACGTCGGTCAGCCCCCGCCACCAGATGCCGAGCACCAGCAGCGGGCAGAAGCTGGACGCGGCCACCGCGAAGGCGAGCCCCACCACCTGCGAGACGTCCAGTTCCGAGACGTTGAGCGCCAGCGCGGCCGGTACCGCACCGGCGATCAGGGTGGCCTGCCGGAAGCCGCGTACCGAGCCGCGCCCGAGCACGTCGGTGGAGATCACCCCGGCGACGCTGGTGAGCAGCCCGGACGAGGTGGAGAGGAACGCCGCGAACGCCCCGGCGGCGACCAACGCGGCGAGCAGCCGTCCGGTCACCCCGTCGCCGAGGGCCGCGCCGGGCAGCAGCACCACCACCGCGTCGGTGTGCCCGGTCAGCAGCAGATGCGGGGTGTAGATCCGGCCGAGCACGCCGTAGAGGGTGGGTAGCAGGTAGAAGGCCCCGACCATGGCCAGCACCACCAGCGTGGTCCGCCGGGCCGCCGCGCCGTCCGGATTGGTGTAGAAGCGGACCAGTACGTGCGGCAGCCCCATGGTGCCGAGGAAGGTGGCCAGGATCAGCGAGTAGGTGGCGAACAACCCCCGGTCGTCGTCCCCGGCCGTGCTCGGCAGCAGCCAGTCGGTGGCCTCGACGGCCACGCCGGAGACCGCCGGCATCGGGTCACCGGCGGCGAAGGTCAGCTCGTCGCCGGGGCGTACCTCGCGGGTGGTGCCGTCGGCGAGGGTGAGGGTCGCCGGATGCTCGACCACGACGGTGGTCGCGGTCCGGAACGCCGGCCCGTCGGGCGGGGTCACCGCGGGGCGGCCGTCGGCCTGCCACTGCAACACCAGGAAGATCACCGGTACGGCGAGCGCGGTGAGCTTCAGCCAGTACTGGAACGCCTGGACGAAGGTGATCGCCCGCATCCCGCCGAGCGCCACGTTCGCGGTGACCACCACGGCGACGATTAGCGCCCCGACCGGGTACGGCGAGCCGGTCAGGGTGGTCAGCGTGAGCCCCGCCCCCTGGAGCTGCGGCATCAGGTAGAGCCA
The nucleotide sequence above comes from Micromonospora pallida. Encoded proteins:
- a CDS encoding cation acetate symporter, producing the protein MDNGYVIPAIVAVTLATFGIGFYGLRVARTTSDFLVASRAVSPNWNAAAIGGEYLSAASFLGIAGLILKYGVDVLWYPVGFAAGYLALLLFVAAPLRRSGAFTLPDFCELRLHSRRLRALATVFVIFIGWLYLMPQLQGAGLTLTTLTGSPYPVGALIVAVVVTANVALGGMRAITFVQAFQYWLKLTALAVPVIFLVLQWQADGRPAVTPPDGPAFRTATTVVVEHPATLTLADGTTREVRPGDELTFAAGDPMPAVSGVAVEATDWLLPSTAGDDDRGLFATYSLILATFLGTMGLPHVLVRFYTNPDGAAARRTTLVVLAMVGAFYLLPTLYGVLGRIYTPHLLLTGHTDAVVVLLPGAALGDGVTGRLLAALVAAGAFAAFLSTSSGLLTSVAGVISTDVLGRGSVRGFRQATLIAGAVPAALALNVSELDVSQVVGLAFAVAASSFCPLLVLGIWWRGLTDVGAAAGILAGGGAAVTAVLLTVVGPPLDGWPATLIAQPAAWTVPLAFTVMVAVSVASRRRVPADVATTMLRLHTPESLRL
- a CDS encoding ABC transporter ATP-binding protein, with translation MTSGHPALALRGLAKRFDSKVAVAGVDLDVPAGSFYGLLGPNGAGKTTTLSMAVGLLRPDAGGAWVLGHDVWRDPVTAKQLLGVMPDGVRLFDRLSGAELLAYHGLLRGMDPAVVDQRAAELLDVLALHDAGRTLVVDYSAGMKKKIGLACALLHGPRLLVLDEPFEAVDPVSAALIRDILHRYVVGGGTVVFSSHVMEVVERLCSHVAILAEGTIKRVGTLDEVRGQRSLEEVFVEVVGGRTATGEELSWLSR